From a region of the Panicum virgatum strain AP13 chromosome 2K, P.virgatum_v5, whole genome shotgun sequence genome:
- the LOC120670139 gene encoding COP1-interacting protein 7-like, with protein MRPNARLDSVVFQLTPTRTRFDLVLIANGRKEKFASGLLKPFLAHLKVAQDQIAKGGYSITLEPSSGFDAPWFTRGTVERFVRFVSTPEVLERVTTLESEILQLEDAIAIQSNDNLGLKSVEDHGRKLTESNEGARTNSDSDAATAIVVYKPGSHSTPPVQNETTAQEENSKVQLLRVLETRKTVLRKEQAMAFARAVAAGFDIDNLGYLIAFAERFGALRLMKACSHFVELWKQKHETGQWIEVEPEAMSTRSEFPPFNASGIVFMGDNMKQNMESVSVNGEANGEDGAKSDQKSGQQMGSQAAYPPWAMHPPSGAVVYPPYPMQGMPFYPGVNPYYPPYPPMDDPRYHYSGRKSSRKHSSDSKDSETLDVESDHSSSDRGSSHGRKSHRKGKRSGKKKPSVVVIRNVNVTSKKHGSSESESQSSSDVSEDSDDSHSKSRERKHKSSSSKKKEGRKTTDSGDEYSKDETSNGQDADQGNWNAFQNFLLRAEEKTRSSDADMFAGEKEPPSRRKKNVITADPILLAERDSGNVHEHNTVGFDSSNGRTRAIRLMSNDELIMSGEGRSYIDGEMKEIEAGGGRYRRGTGDDFMVYGQENQIDRSNLLDPLAEARYKNPGQQDKNRNGVADESFMIPLRSSSQDNFGAESRTTIDIDVELPTRVHKTTDEKAGHQLYYEPDELVPDRGFEDVSFGYDPAMDYDSHMLMQTTVKVEDAKADDVFPVTDGDVKKADKEKLRNAKDGSDKRRKDALLRRLSAPRTPLNDAQKRAQNLRAYKADLQKLKKEQEEEQIKRLERLKLERQKRIAARGNGKGPGSDTPKANGTNGLSKSVPSFTGLKKEKNGTTESFSDRLKRLSEPKSIAGVEHSSNPRSNGADHSRRRSMA; from the exons ATGAGGCCCAACGCGCGGCTGGATTCGGTGGTCTTCCAGCTCACTCCCACCCGGACCAG GTTCGATTTGGTGCTGATAGCAAATGGCCGGAAGGAGAAGTTTGCATCTGGCTTGCTGAAACCGTTCCTGGCGCACCTGAAGGTCGCACAGGATCAGATTGCCAAGGGAGGGTACTCGATCACGCTCGAACCAAGCTCAGGGTTTGATGCGCCATGGTTTACTAGAGGCACCGTGGAGAG ATTTGTGCGTTTCGTGAGTACTCCGGAGGTTCTTGAGCGAGTAACAACACTAGAGTCCGAGATCCTGCAGCTTGAGGATGCCATCGCTATCCAGAGCAATGATAATCTTGGATTAAAATCT GTCGAAGACCATGGAAGAAAGTTGACTGAAAGCAATGAAG GTGCCCGGACAAATTCTGATTCTGATGCAGCCACAGCAATTGTTGTCTACAAG CCTGGGTCACATTCAACGCCACCAGTTCAGAATGAAACAACAGCTCAGGAGGAGAATTCAAA AGTTCAACTGCTCAGAGTGCTTGAAACCCGCAAAACTGTCTTAAGAAAAGAGCAGGCAATGGCTTTCGCCCGTGCTGTGGCAGCTGGGTTTGACATTGACAACTTGGGTTACCTGATTGCATTTGCAGAGCGCTTCGGCGCTTTACGTCTGAT GAAGGCATGTTCCCATTTCGTTGAACTGTGGAAGCAGAAGCACGAAACTGGACAATGGATTGAAGTTGAACCTGAAGCAATGTCTACACGCTCTGAATTTCCTCCATTCAATGCATCTGGCATTGTGTTCATGGGAGACAACATGAAGCAAAACATGGAATCAGTGTCTGTTAATGGGGAGGCAAATGGCGAGGATGGAGCTAAATCTG ATCAGAAGTCTGGCCAACAGATGGGATCTCAGGCAGCATATCCCCCATGGGCAATGCATCCTCCATCTGGGGCAGTTGTTTATCCACCTTACCCAATGCAAGGCATGCCTTTCTATCCTGGGGTGAATCCGTACTACCCTCCATATCCTCCAATGGATGATCCCAGGTACCACTACTCTGGAAGGAAATCTTCAAGGAAGCACTCCTCGGATAGTAAGGACTCAGAAACTCTGGATGTTGAAAGTGACCATAGCAGTTCAGACAGAGGAAGTTCTCATGGTCGCAAGTCACATAGAAAGGGTAAAAGGTCAGGAAAGAAGAAGCCTAGTGTAGTTGTCATCAGGAATGTGAATGTAACATCTAAAAAACATGGCTCATCAGAGAGCGAGTCACAATCAAGTTCTGATGTGTCTGAGGACAGTGATGATTCACACTCAAAATCAAGAGAAAGGAAGCATAAAAGCTCAAGTTCGAAGAAAAAGGAGGGTAGGAAAACTACTGATTCAGGAGACGAGTATAGCAAGGATGAAACATCAAATGGTCAAGATGCAGATCAAGGTAACTGGAATGCATTCCAAAACTTCTTGTTAAGAGCAGAAGAAAAAACAAGGTCCAGTGATGCAGACATGTTTGCTGGTGAAAAAGAACCCCCATCAAGGAGGAAAAAGAATGTAATCACTGCTGATCCAATTCTTTTAGCTGAGAGAGATTCAGGCAATGTCCATGAACATAACACAGTTGGTTTTGATTCATCCAATGGGAGGACTAGAGCTATCCGGCTTATGTCCAATGATGAACTTATTATGTCTGGGGAAGGGAGAAGCTATATTGATGGTGAAATGAAGGAGATAGAAGCTGGTGGTGGAAGGTACAGGAGAGGGACAGGTGATGACTTCATGGTTTATGGTCAGGAAAATCAGATAGACAGAAGTAATCTGTTGGATCCTCTTGCAGAGGCCCGGTACAAGAATCCTGGTCAGCAGGACAAAAATAGGAATGGTGTGGCAGATGAGTCCTTTATGATTCCTCTTAGGTCCAGCTCACAGGATAATTTTGGAGCAGAAAGCAGAACTACTATTGACATAGATGTTGAGCTTCCTACTAGAGTTCATAAAACAACAGATGAAAAGGCTGGGCATCAACTTTACTATGAACCAGATGAATTGGTGCCAGATCGTGGATTTGAAGATGTTTCATTTGGATATGACCCAGCAATGGATTATGATAGCCACATGCTGATGCAAACTACTGTGAAGGTGGAAGATGCAAAAGCAGATGATGTCTTTCCGGTTACTGATGGTGATGTAAAGAAGGCAGATAAAGAGAAGCTAAGGAATGCAAAGGATGGTTCAGACAAAAGAAGGAAAGATGCCCTATTGAGGAGGCTATCAGCTCCAAGGACCCCACTGAATGATGCGCAAAAACGTGCACAGAACCTGCGAGCATACAAAGCAGACCTTCAGAAACTGAAGAAAGAGCAG GAAGAAGAGCAAATAAAGCGACTGGAGAGACTTAAATTAGAGAGGCAAAAGAGGATTGCCGCAAGAGGCAATGGGAAGGGTCCAGGGAGCGATACTCCTAAAGCAAACGGTACCAATGGACTGAGTAAATCAGTTCCATCGTTCACTGGGttgaagaaagagaaaaatgggACAACTGAATCATTCAGTGATCGGCTGAAGAGACTTTCTGAACCCAAAAGCATTGCTGGGGTGGAGCATTCCTCGAATCCAAGGTCAAACGGTGCAGACCATTCACGGAGAAGAAGCATGGCATGA